Genomic DNA from Leptospira venezuelensis:
AACGCTTTGGTCTCTAAGGAATAACTTTTTTTTAAATATTCAGTCGGCCGATCTTTCATATTTTTTCAATTGACCTAGTAACCGTGAAACCTCAAGTTCGTTGTTAACAGAAATGGATCTGAAAGAACTCGAACCAGTTCGTCTTGCCGTTGTCAGATCCACAATCGAAAGATTGCGTCACACGTATTCGGATCTTTTAACTTCGATTAAGGGATACGATGGGATTCCCTCCTTTTTCGAAAACAATCTCTATGCTCCCAGCAACAAAGAAGAAAGAGACAATGCACTCGAAAGTTTGTATGAAAAATTGAAAACTGTCGCTGGCAAGTCTATGACAGACAATATCCATCAGATTATTCAACTAAATAGACTCACTGACTCTTTGGATTTTGATACCGCAAGAGTGGTGATCGAAAATAATCTCATGGAAAACGGTGGGATCCCTCAAGAAAATCTTTACGCGGCATTAGGCGCAACCGGCAGATTCGAAGATAGAAGAGCTCAGATCAGCATGGTTGGCGATACTCTAAAGTTCTTCTTCTCTCTTTCCAAACTTCCTATGGTTAAACTTATCATGGCGCCTATCAAAGTTGCAGCATCCATGGTAGGAGCTACTTCTCTAGTTGATACTATGGAAGCAGGTTATAATCTATCTTCAAAGATCAAAGATTTGCAGCCTTTCATTGATTCATTTATAGATAGAGAAAACCGACTTTTAGGCAAACTGATTAACGGCGACAAACACGAGCCGATCCAATTTTAATTTTTCCAAAGAGTTCCTTTTCGGATTCCCTCTTGCCTTTTTTCAGATTTCCTAGATCCTTTGCTCCGGCCGGATCTTTGGCCTTGGGGCAAATTCATGTTTATAGGACATTATAGCGTTTCTTTCGCTTCTAAAAAAGCGGAACCGAAAACTCCTCTTTGGGCGAGTTTTGTAGGAGTTCAGTTCGTAGACATTCTGTTTATGATCTTTATTTTATTCGGGATCGAAGGTATTCGATTCGTTCCTGGTTTTACTGAAGTAAATAATTTCGATCTTTATTATATGCCAATCACTCACAGCTTAGTGGGTGGAATCGGCTGGTCGATCTTATGTTTTCTAATCTTCAAATTTGTATTTTTAAGATCCAAACCATATTCAGATTCCTTAAAGAATAAAATTTCTGGACTCATCGGCTTAACCGTTCTTTCTCATTATTTTTTAGATCTTCCTATGCATACGAAAGATCTACCTATTCTATTTGATTCAGGTCCCAAGATCGGTTTCGGCCTTTGGCATAATAGAACTCTTTCAATCGCAACCGAAGTAACTCTTACTTTGATCGGGCTGATCTTATACTTCAGGGCGACCAAGCCTGGTCCAACATTCGGCGGAAAATATGGAATGCAAATTTTTGGTGGAATACTTTTGGTCTTAGCGATTGCCACTCCATTCTTCCCTCCTCCACTTACCATTCCTGAATTTTCTATCCAGGCTATTGTAGGTTATATCCTTCTTGCTTGGGTAGCCGGCTGGTTGGACGGCAAAAGATTGCCAGCAGAGTCTTGAAATCTTACTAGGTACTTTTTAATTCGTGCAAAATAAAAATTATCCATTCTTAGGGGCGCTCGGGCTTTGTTTCTTAGTTCTAATTGCAGGTTTCGGAATAGGGATCGTGTTTGCGATCCTTCAATCGGTTACAAAATTGGATTTAGATCCGAAAGTTATCACAGCAATAGGAAACTCAGCCTCATTCGGATTAGCAATCTGGGTCGGACTTAAAATTTCTAAAAAAGAATATTCTGAAGTTCTGCGCCTCAATCCATTGAGGCCTCTTGAAACAATTAGTTTTGCGATCACTGCGATTGGCTTTTCTTTTCTTCTTTCCGAAGTTGATAATTTGTTTTCGATGTTAGTTCCTAAGCCGGACTTCATTATAAACTTATTCCAAGGATTATTCGATGGAGAGAATATATTCCTATCAGCGATCTTACTTTCTGTTGTAGCTCCACTCACAGAAGAACTCATGTTTAGAGGAGTGATATTAGATAGATTCTTAAAACATTATTCGGTTATATCTTCTTTCCTACTTTCTTCATTGTTATTCGGGCTGATCCATCTGAATCCTTGGCAATTTATCGGATCCAGCATACTAGGCATCTATATGGCTTGGGTAGTTTATAAAACGGATTCGATCTGGAATTCGATTATAATTCATGCAGTGTTTAACGGAATCCCGCTTATTGTTTTAAATGGGCTCAAACTTGAGATCCCAGGTTTTTCAGCGCCGATTGCAGGTAAAATTCAAGTCCTACAACCTCTCTGGCTAGACCTTTTGGGTTTACTGATTACTTGTTTTGGATTATCTTTTACTTTCTTTTTGTTCAGAAGAAGGAACGAAAAAACTGCATAAGCTAACAATCCGAAGGTCCTTTTTTCTATTCGGGTCAGAGCTGTGTAGTTTTTTCATTTTTAGAAGTCGAACAATATTGGCCGAAACCTTTCGGCCATTCGTATATTCGGGTCACTCCGTTAGAATTAGAAAAAGGCAAAATAACAATGGTGGCAAACTCCGTCCAAACTACAAATTTTTCAGAAAAAGGGGCGATCAGCATCAACAGAATCCGAATCGGATTTTCCATAGTGATGCTTTTTGTGAATGTTCTGGCTTTATTCTCTCAAGGTTCCAGTTCCCAAACTAGCACATTCATTAACTTTTTAATAGAGCTCACCATTTTTGGTTATGGTGTAGCGCAGATCTTTTTACTCAAAAAAGGAAAGCTTAAGAGTTCTTTTGTAACTCTCTGCGTGTTCTTGGATATTTTAATGTATTCTCTCATCTTCATCACAGTAACGGTTTTTGCTGCAAATGCAGAGGCGATGGTAGGAACATTAAAGATGCCATTCTTCATCATGTTATACTTTTTCGTGATGATCTATTCCGGACTTCTTCTTTCCCCAAAAACTACTTTGATGGTTGGATATCTGGCCTTGATCGGAACATTCTCCATGGATTACTTCGCATGGTTGAATGGAGTTGAGTTCAAATACAATACTGATAAGTCCACTGAGATCTCCGTATTTTTTGAGATCATCCGATTTGTATTTTTCGTTTTAGGAATTCATATCTTAACTTCCGTAGTGAAATTTTTAGTTTCAGTTTCTGATGTGGCAATTAAATCCACTGTTGAGGCAGAAGCAAAAAGTGAAGAAGCTGAGAAGGCCAAGGATAGAATTACTAGCGAAGCTTCTACTCTGAACAAAAATACTTCTGAGATGAAAACCGAAATGGATACTCTGAACTCTGAGATCCAAAGCCAGGTTTCCAGTATGGAACAAATCAGCGCTTCTTTGGAAGAATTAGCTGCATCCACAGACAGTGCCGCGAAATTTGTAAAAGCTCAGTTCGGAAAGATAGAAGAATTAAACAAAGAAAGTGATACTTTAAATTCTATCCTAAAAGATGTTCGTATCTCAACCGACTCATTATCTAAAACGACGGAAGAATCCAAAGGTTATAGTAAAGATGTTTCCGGAGCAATGGAAGTATTGGGAAATAATTTCGGAGAAGTAAGTAAATCCTTCCAAAAGGTCCAAGATGTAAACGATATCATGAGAGAGATCGCGGACAGAACTAATTTACTGGCACTAAACGCTTCCATCGAGGCAGCAAGAGCTGGAGAACATGGAAAAGGATTCGCAGTAGTTGCCCAAGAAGTAGCAAAACTCGCAGATAGCGCCTCCGAAAACGCAGCTACAATTTCTAAAATTATCGGAGAAGCAGCAAAACTGATCACAAACGGAAACACTGCAGCAGAAGAAACAAAAAGAAAAGTTTCCGTCCAAGAATCTGGATTTACTTCAGTGGTGGAGAACCTAAACCAATTGAGATCCAGAGTTGAGAACCAAGGAAAAATCCATGAGTCCTTCTTAAAATCTTTCCGAGAACTATTTGATCTATCCAGACAAATCGAGTCAATCGCGAGCGAACAGAAAAACGGAACCAAAGAAGTGGTCCAGGCTCTTTCTTCCATCGAACAGTCTTCGAATATTATCTCCGAAGGTTCGAATAGAATGAGAGCCAGCTTAGAAGAACTTTCAGAACAGTCCAAGAGATTGGTAGTTCAGTAAGGTCTTATCGGGAGGTTTTTAGAAGCTCAATATTCTTGACTTCCCGGCATTGGTTGAAAAACTGACTTTCGTAACCCGTCGCGAGTGTGGTGAAATTGGTAGACACGCCAGATTTAGGTTCTGGTGCAGTAATGTGTGGGGGTTCGAGTC
This window encodes:
- a CDS encoding FFLEELY motif protein gives rise to the protein MDLKELEPVRLAVVRSTIERLRHTYSDLLTSIKGYDGIPSFFENNLYAPSNKEERDNALESLYEKLKTVAGKSMTDNIHQIIQLNRLTDSLDFDTARVVIENNLMENGGIPQENLYAALGATGRFEDRRAQISMVGDTLKFFFSLSKLPMVKLIMAPIKVAASMVGATSLVDTMEAGYNLSSKIKDLQPFIDSFIDRENRLLGKLINGDKHEPIQF
- a CDS encoding CPBP family intramembrane glutamic endopeptidase — translated: MQNKNYPFLGALGLCFLVLIAGFGIGIVFAILQSVTKLDLDPKVITAIGNSASFGLAIWVGLKISKKEYSEVLRLNPLRPLETISFAITAIGFSFLLSEVDNLFSMLVPKPDFIINLFQGLFDGENIFLSAILLSVVAPLTEELMFRGVILDRFLKHYSVISSFLLSSLLFGLIHLNPWQFIGSSILGIYMAWVVYKTDSIWNSIIIHAVFNGIPLIVLNGLKLEIPGFSAPIAGKIQVLQPLWLDLLGLLITCFGLSFTFFLFRRRNEKTA
- a CDS encoding methyl-accepting chemotaxis protein, with the protein product MVANSVQTTNFSEKGAISINRIRIGFSIVMLFVNVLALFSQGSSSQTSTFINFLIELTIFGYGVAQIFLLKKGKLKSSFVTLCVFLDILMYSLIFITVTVFAANAEAMVGTLKMPFFIMLYFFVMIYSGLLLSPKTTLMVGYLALIGTFSMDYFAWLNGVEFKYNTDKSTEISVFFEIIRFVFFVLGIHILTSVVKFLVSVSDVAIKSTVEAEAKSEEAEKAKDRITSEASTLNKNTSEMKTEMDTLNSEIQSQVSSMEQISASLEELAASTDSAAKFVKAQFGKIEELNKESDTLNSILKDVRISTDSLSKTTEESKGYSKDVSGAMEVLGNNFGEVSKSFQKVQDVNDIMREIADRTNLLALNASIEAARAGEHGKGFAVVAQEVAKLADSASENAATISKIIGEAAKLITNGNTAAEETKRKVSVQESGFTSVVENLNQLRSRVENQGKIHESFLKSFRELFDLSRQIESIASEQKNGTKEVVQALSSIEQSSNIISEGSNRMRASLEELSEQSKRLVVQ